The Sphingopyxis sp. TUF1 genome segment GTGCTCGCGCGCCCCGAACTGGCGCACAGCGTCCATGTCGAGGTTGCGGGATTGCAGCCCGACCGGCCCTATTATTACCGCTTTACCGCCGCGGGCGAACGCAGCCTGCGCGGGCGCGCGCGCACGCTGCCTGCGCCGGGAGCAAAGGTCGATGCGCTGAAATTCGGCGTCGCGGGGTGCCAGCATTTCGAGGCGGGTTTTTATGGCGCCTATCGCCATCTGGCGCGCGAGGAACTGGCCTTCGTCTATCATTATGGCGACTTCATTTATGAATATCGCCACGACTATCTGTTCGACGACGGCCTGCCGTTCCGCCCGGTGCGCCAATATGCGCAGCGCGCGCTGTTCGACCTCACCGATTTCCGCAATGCCTATGCCCAGACGCTGCTCGACATCGACCAGCAAGCGGTGCGATCGGTCCACGCGCATCTGTCGAGCTTTGACGATCACGAGATTCGCAACGACTGGGTGTCGGACATCGACAACTGGAAATTGGGGCTCGACGGCAACGATCCCGATGCCGCGCCGCCCGAGATCTTTATGCTGAAGAAACAGGCGGCGATGCAGGCGTGGTACGAGCATATGCCCGTTCGCCGGTCGCTGCTGCCGCGCGGCGGCATGGTCGCGGCGCACCGCGAGTTTCGTTACGGCGACCTGATGGCGATGCAGCTGCTCGACACGCGGCAATATCGCGACGACCAGCCGTGCGGCGACGGTTTCAAGCCCGCCTGCCCCGACGTTTTCGCGAAGGACCGGCAGGTGCTGGGCAAGGTGCAGGACGAGTGGCTGGCGCGCAACCTGTCGCGCGGCGGCGCGACGTGGAATGCGCTGGCGCAGCAGGTGACGATGATGTCGCTCGACCGGCGACGGCGCCCGGAGGAAACCGAGAAGATCATGAACCTCGACAGCTGGGCGGGGTATGAAGCGCCGCGGACGCGGATACTGTCGCGCTTTGCGGGGCTGGACAATAATGTCGTGCTGACGGGCGACGAGCATCAGAATTTCTGCGGCGACCTGGCGCTGAAGGACAAGATTGTCGCAGCCGAATTCGTCGCCACCTCGATCTCAAGCGGCGGCGACGGCAGCGAAAAGCGGGTCGGCACCGACGAATGGCTGG includes the following:
- a CDS encoding alkaline phosphatase D family protein, which translates into the protein MYNRRHFLAGATIAGLAAPAIVRAQGILRDFPFQLGVAAGDPASDGFVIWTRLAPEPMERHGGMPLTNVPVEWEVASDGGFRDVVAKGTVLARPELAHSVHVEVAGLQPDRPYYYRFTAAGERSLRGRARTLPAPGAKVDALKFGVAGCQHFEAGFYGAYRHLAREELAFVYHYGDFIYEYRHDYLFDDGLPFRPVRQYAQRALFDLTDFRNAYAQTLLDIDQQAVRSVHAHLSSFDDHEIRNDWVSDIDNWKLGLDGNDPDAAPPEIFMLKKQAAMQAWYEHMPVRRSLLPRGGMVAAHREFRYGDLMAMQLLDTRQYRDDQPCGDGFKPACPDVFAKDRQVLGKVQDEWLARNLSRGGATWNALAQQVTMMSLDRRRRPEETEKIMNLDSWAGYEAPRTRILSRFAGLDNNVVLTGDEHQNFCGDLALKDKIVAAEFVATSISSGGDGSEKRVGTDEWLARNPELKFANDQRGYLVCEVNREAWQTHFMVVDKVTTPVNTLSKRATGVVERGVAGVKMA